One window from the genome of Rariglobus hedericola encodes:
- a CDS encoding MBL fold metallo-hydrolase, which produces MVIEHAPLEDELGDVLEKAMRCAELDETELGSRAGVPAEKIRDAWDYRYDFTADETLRLARELGLNEIGVVALASGRYPLPAIGGLPFCLYPLRTPHGIGVANAYIVADCGSQRGILFDTGADPEALRRVWPANIRHLDAIFITHPETEHLAGLADVQRRFGPVPVFGPVDSAISGAVALQEGSRMKLGIFDVETLATPGHAEAHNCYVVRAAGMPGGRSLLVSGDILFAGSIGGAYFCSERLKKHVKRLLELPADTAVAPGHGPLTTIQNECTYNPFVF; this is translated from the coding sequence ATGGTCATCGAACACGCACCCCTTGAAGACGAGCTGGGCGACGTCTTGGAAAAGGCCATGCGCTGTGCCGAACTCGATGAGACCGAGCTGGGCTCCCGCGCGGGCGTTCCCGCTGAAAAAATCCGCGATGCGTGGGACTACCGCTACGATTTCACGGCGGACGAAACCCTCCGGCTGGCCCGTGAGCTCGGGCTCAACGAAATCGGAGTGGTCGCGCTCGCCTCGGGACGTTATCCGCTGCCGGCTATTGGCGGACTTCCTTTCTGTCTTTATCCGTTGCGCACCCCGCACGGCATCGGCGTGGCCAACGCCTATATCGTGGCCGATTGCGGATCGCAGCGCGGCATCCTGTTCGACACCGGAGCCGATCCCGAGGCTTTACGGCGCGTGTGGCCGGCAAACATCCGCCACCTCGACGCGATTTTTATCACGCATCCTGAGACGGAGCATCTGGCCGGTTTGGCGGATGTGCAGCGCCGCTTCGGGCCGGTGCCGGTATTCGGGCCGGTTGATTCCGCGATTTCGGGTGCCGTGGCGCTACAGGAGGGCTCGCGCATGAAGCTGGGTATTTTCGACGTGGAGACGCTCGCCACGCCCGGTCACGCGGAGGCGCACAATTGTTATGTGGTGCGGGCAGCCGGCATGCCCGGCGGACGTTCGTTGCTGGTCTCGGGCGACATCCTGTTCGCGGGCTCAATCGGCGGTGCTTATTTTTGCAGCGAACGACTCAAGAAGCATGTGAAACGCCTGCTGGAGTTGCCGGCTGATACCGCGGTCGCACCCGGACACGGGCCGCTCACGACGATCCAAAACGAGTGCACGTATAATCCGTTCGTATTTTGA
- a CDS encoding sensor histidine kinase yields MALPFFRWSLCIVGAVALGALVFELMGISVFSRIGMPHEFCYLRDPKLVWLHVVSDCLIGLAYVSISSTLAYLVYKASKGIPFHWVFLAFGLFIVSCGLTHFMEVWVIWEPVYWLSGYVKVITAAASVATAIVLFPLVPKIFKLIESARKSEERRLEIEQLNQELERFNYSVAHDLRAPLRGIAGFSGILREDYAAQLPPEALDYLDKMQQSVGKMDTLISDLLKYAVLSRQAMKLKPVALDEVLRSTITLMDADITLRNATISAPQPLPVIVSDAVMLQVIFRNLIGNGIKFTAAGVRPEVTITGEIKKGVATILFTDNGLGIPDEAKDRIFGLFERFHPEYSGTGIGLPMVQRATERLNGKIGFTSAPTGTGTCFWVQLPVGDLRDQGR; encoded by the coding sequence TTGGCTCTCCCGTTTTTCAGATGGAGTTTATGTATTGTAGGTGCGGTGGCGCTGGGCGCCTTGGTCTTCGAGTTGATGGGCATCTCGGTATTTTCGCGCATCGGCATGCCTCATGAGTTTTGTTACCTGCGCGATCCGAAGTTGGTGTGGCTTCACGTGGTGTCGGACTGCTTGATCGGCCTGGCCTACGTTTCCATCTCCAGCACGCTCGCCTACCTCGTTTACAAGGCCAGCAAGGGCATACCATTTCACTGGGTGTTTCTGGCTTTCGGTCTCTTCATCGTATCGTGCGGGCTCACGCATTTCATGGAGGTCTGGGTGATCTGGGAGCCGGTTTATTGGCTGTCGGGTTACGTCAAGGTGATCACGGCCGCCGCATCAGTCGCCACGGCGATCGTCTTGTTTCCACTCGTTCCGAAGATTTTCAAATTGATCGAATCAGCGCGGAAGAGCGAAGAGCGCAGATTGGAAATCGAACAGCTCAATCAGGAGCTGGAGCGCTTCAATTATTCGGTGGCGCATGATTTGCGCGCCCCGTTGCGAGGTATCGCCGGCTTCAGCGGAATCTTGCGTGAAGATTACGCAGCGCAACTGCCTCCGGAGGCGCTGGATTACTTGGACAAGATGCAGCAGTCGGTCGGAAAAATGGATACGCTCATTTCCGATCTGCTCAAATATGCGGTGCTCAGCCGGCAGGCTATGAAGCTCAAGCCTGTTGCGCTCGACGAGGTATTACGAAGCACCATCACGCTGATGGATGCGGATATCACGTTGCGCAACGCGACGATCTCAGCGCCTCAGCCTTTGCCTGTGATCGTCAGCGATGCCGTGATGCTGCAGGTTATTTTCCGGAACTTGATCGGCAACGGTATCAAGTTCACGGCTGCCGGTGTGCGCCCGGAAGTGACGATCACCGGAGAGATCAAGAAGGGCGTGGCGACCATTCTTTTTACCGATAATGGCCTGGGTATTCCGGACGAAGCTAAGGACCGCATCTTCGGTTTATTTGAGCGGTTTCATCCTGAATATTCAGGCACGGGCATCGGTCTTCCCATGGTGCAGCGGGCTACCGAACGCTTGAATGGCAAGATCGGCTTCACCTCTGCGCCTACCGGCACCGGCACTTGTTTCTGGGTGCAGTTACCCGTGGGCGACCTCCGTGACCAGGGGCGCTGA
- a CDS encoding thioredoxin-like domain-containing protein, which translates to MVALLTTAAVSQAEFRTWTKTNGEHIEAELAGQTTAAVKLRTKNGSMEIWSKDRLSEEDRAFIGIGGSTAAKTETPAAEAPPEQPATTIFPITRQLGGKLVSMTNGVTAPVPASRVAGVKYYAFYYSASWCPPCRAFTPDLVEAYKKIKAKHPEFEIVFVSSDESESAMKSYMKGDKMEWTAVRFADIASTPLLEKYSQRGIPNLVFVDGSGKVLSASYEGGNYVGPRKVLADIKKTLN; encoded by the coding sequence ATGGTTGCTTTATTGACAACGGCCGCAGTTTCCCAAGCGGAATTCCGGACGTGGACCAAAACCAACGGCGAACACATTGAAGCCGAGTTGGCCGGACAAACCACCGCCGCCGTCAAATTACGCACGAAAAACGGCTCGATGGAAATCTGGTCCAAAGACCGCTTGAGCGAGGAAGACCGCGCCTTCATCGGAATCGGCGGAAGCACCGCGGCAAAGACCGAGACACCGGCGGCTGAAGCGCCACCAGAGCAGCCGGCGACCACGATTTTTCCGATCACTCGTCAACTGGGAGGAAAACTGGTTTCGATGACCAACGGCGTGACGGCGCCCGTGCCCGCTTCCCGTGTCGCCGGCGTGAAATATTACGCCTTTTATTATTCGGCCAGTTGGTGCCCGCCCTGCCGCGCGTTCACGCCGGACCTGGTCGAAGCCTACAAAAAAATCAAAGCGAAGCACCCCGAGTTCGAAATCGTTTTCGTGAGTTCCGACGAATCGGAGTCTGCAATGAAGTCCTACATGAAGGGCGACAAAATGGAATGGACCGCCGTGCGCTTCGCCGACATCGCGTCCACACCCTTGCTGGAAAAATACTCGCAGCGCGGCATCCCCAATCTCGTTTTTGTCGATGGAAGCGGCAAGGTGCTTTCAGCCAGTTACGAAGGCGGCAATTACGTCGGCCCGCGCAAGGTTTTGGCCGACATCAAGAAGACGCTCAACTGA
- a CDS encoding response regulator, with protein sequence MAADVLLVADDDLNDALFLERALRRAGSCFRMVHVASGDELIDYVQGRGAYTDRVLHPLPKIVLLDLKMPRKDGFAVLSWRKELPFGYRLPVVVFSSSSLQQDIDRAYSLGANSYVVKPTAPDRLGSMVAALHEWWGNFNETIELNPA encoded by the coding sequence ATGGCCGCGGACGTATTGTTGGTCGCTGATGATGATTTGAACGATGCGCTCTTTCTTGAGCGTGCCCTTCGGCGGGCCGGTTCGTGTTTCCGCATGGTGCACGTCGCCTCGGGAGATGAACTGATCGACTACGTCCAAGGACGCGGTGCATACACCGATCGCGTTTTACACCCGTTGCCCAAAATCGTGCTGCTGGATTTGAAAATGCCGCGCAAGGACGGGTTTGCCGTCCTGAGTTGGCGCAAGGAATTACCCTTCGGTTACCGCCTGCCGGTGGTCGTGTTTTCATCCTCGTCGCTGCAGCAGGACATCGACCGGGCCTATTCGCTGGGAGCCAACTCTTATGTTGTGAAACCCACTGCACCCGACCGGCTCGGTTCCATGGTCGCAGCTTTGCACGAGTGGTGGGGCAACTTTAACGAAACTATTGAACTAAATCCTGCATAA
- a CDS encoding zinc ribbon domain-containing protein YjdM, producing the protein MSNPSCPACTLEDVLSHSDHWECSTCGHEWPKDEAPEAARVVKDAHGNVLADGDTVALIKDLKLGSGSQVLKSGSKAKGIRLVDGDHEIDCKIEGMAIALKACFVKKV; encoded by the coding sequence ATGTCCAATCCCTCCTGTCCCGCTTGCACGCTTGAAGATGTCCTGAGCCATTCCGATCACTGGGAATGCTCCACGTGCGGCCACGAGTGGCCCAAGGACGAAGCCCCCGAGGCGGCTCGTGTCGTCAAGGACGCCCATGGCAACGTGCTGGCCGATGGCGATACGGTCGCGCTCATCAAAGACCTCAAACTCGGCAGCGGTTCACAGGTGCTCAAATCTGGCAGCAAGGCCAAAGGGATCCGGTTGGTGGACGGCGATCACGAGATCGACTGCAAGATCGAGGGCATGGCCATCGCCCTCAAAGCCTGCTTCGTGAAAAAGGTCTGA
- the pyrE gene encoding orotate phosphoribosyltransferase, producing the protein MDSQQQEVLDIFKNTKALLTGHFVLRSGLHSGHYFQCAQVCQRMDAVTRLTELMLPQLAALKFTTVLAPAMGGLVIGQEVARQTNSRYIFAEKENDRLVLRRGFKFAPGEGVLIVEDVVTRGGRVLESIEIVKAGGGVPVAIAMLVDRSAGTLRFDIPAISLLELSFPTYPADQVPPALAAIPVEKPGS; encoded by the coding sequence ATGGATTCCCAGCAACAAGAAGTCCTCGATATCTTCAAAAACACGAAGGCGCTGCTCACCGGTCATTTCGTGCTGCGCTCCGGCCTGCACAGCGGCCATTATTTTCAATGCGCACAGGTCTGCCAGCGCATGGACGCCGTCACGCGGCTCACCGAGTTGATGCTGCCGCAACTCGCCGCGCTGAAGTTCACCACCGTCCTCGCCCCCGCGATGGGCGGTCTTGTGATCGGCCAGGAAGTCGCCCGCCAGACGAACTCGCGCTACATTTTTGCCGAGAAAGAAAATGACCGCCTCGTGCTCCGTCGCGGCTTCAAATTCGCGCCTGGCGAAGGTGTCTTGATTGTCGAGGACGTCGTCACCCGTGGCGGCCGCGTTCTGGAATCCATCGAGATCGTCAAAGCCGGAGGCGGCGTGCCCGTGGCCATCGCCATGCTGGTGGACCGCAGCGCGGGCACCCTGCGCTTTGATATCCCCGCAATTTCGCTGCTGGAACTGAGCTTTCCCACCTACCCCGCCGACCAAGTGCCGCCGGCGCTGGCTGCGATTCCAGTCGAGAAGCCCGGAAGCTGA
- a CDS encoding NADPH-dependent assimilatory sulfite reductase hemoprotein subunit, translated as MTTDPAAPKPLAANEGIKTASHHLRGNLKTEFADTTTATVSADSEQLIKFHGTYQQDDRDQRIALRKAGKDKAYSFMLRVRLPGGKATPQQWLVLDQLATELASPSLRLTTRQTFQFHGVLKGNMKPLIQGMHKVLLDSIAACGDVNRNVMGPVNPEQSAVQELVYQDAKNWSDYSLPKTRAYHEIWLDEELVAGGEPEREPMYGSTYLPRKFKTGFAVPPSNDIDVYSQDLGYIAVIENDQLIGYNVTVGGGLGMSHGNEETFPRIADTLGFITRDNVNKIGEAVLTTQRDNGDRTNRKHARLKYTIEDKGIEWFKAEVERRSGVTFAPAKTAVFTTIQDQHGWHKNADGSWFYGLHILSGRIVDRANWAMKTALREIAQMHRGDFRLTPSQNLTISGVSEAEKPVIEAILARYGLDNENAQSGLRLNALSCVALPTCGLALAESERALPDILARFETVLDEAGLHDDAISLRVTGCPNGCARPYLAEIGFVGKAPGKYAFYLGAAYNGTRLNRLVSPSITIDDAVKMLEPVIKRYAKERNEGEKFGDFCERTIMPADATTHKVGTGGLAPVPAPKPAAPAV; from the coding sequence ATGACCACTGACCCTGCGGCACCGAAGCCGCTCGCCGCCAACGAAGGCATCAAGACCGCGTCGCACCACCTACGCGGCAATCTCAAGACTGAGTTTGCCGATACGACCACCGCGACGGTGTCCGCCGACAGCGAGCAGCTGATCAAATTCCACGGCACCTACCAGCAGGACGACCGCGACCAGCGCATCGCCCTCCGCAAAGCCGGCAAGGACAAGGCTTACTCCTTCATGCTTCGCGTCCGCCTTCCCGGCGGCAAGGCCACTCCCCAGCAGTGGCTCGTGCTGGACCAGCTCGCCACCGAGCTCGCGTCCCCGTCGCTGCGCCTCACGACCCGCCAGACGTTTCAATTTCACGGCGTGTTGAAGGGCAACATGAAGCCCCTGATTCAGGGCATGCACAAAGTTCTTCTCGATTCCATCGCTGCGTGCGGCGATGTGAATCGCAACGTCATGGGTCCGGTGAACCCCGAGCAGTCGGCCGTGCAGGAACTCGTTTATCAGGACGCCAAGAACTGGTCCGACTATTCCCTGCCGAAGACCCGCGCCTACCACGAAATCTGGCTCGATGAAGAGCTGGTGGCCGGCGGCGAACCCGAGCGTGAGCCCATGTATGGCAGCACCTACCTGCCGCGCAAATTCAAGACTGGCTTCGCGGTTCCCCCGTCCAACGACATCGACGTTTACTCGCAGGATCTCGGCTACATCGCCGTGATCGAGAACGACCAGCTCATCGGCTACAACGTCACCGTAGGCGGTGGTCTCGGCATGAGCCACGGCAACGAGGAAACCTTTCCCCGTATCGCCGATACGCTCGGTTTCATCACCCGCGACAACGTCAACAAGATCGGCGAGGCCGTGCTCACCACGCAGCGCGACAACGGTGATCGCACCAACCGCAAGCACGCCCGTCTCAAATACACCATCGAGGACAAGGGCATCGAGTGGTTCAAAGCCGAGGTCGAGCGCCGCTCGGGCGTCACCTTCGCTCCGGCCAAGACCGCTGTCTTCACGACAATTCAGGATCAGCACGGCTGGCATAAAAATGCCGATGGCTCGTGGTTCTACGGTCTGCACATTCTTTCGGGCCGCATTGTTGATCGCGCCAACTGGGCCATGAAGACCGCCCTTCGCGAGATTGCGCAGATGCATCGCGGCGACTTCCGCCTCACGCCCTCGCAGAATCTCACGATCTCCGGCGTCAGCGAAGCCGAGAAGCCCGTTATCGAGGCCATTCTCGCCCGCTACGGACTCGACAACGAAAACGCCCAGTCCGGCCTGCGCCTTAATGCGCTGTCCTGCGTGGCGTTGCCCACGTGCGGTCTTGCCCTCGCCGAGAGCGAGCGCGCACTGCCCGACATCCTGGCTCGCTTCGAGACCGTCTTGGATGAGGCCGGCCTGCACGACGACGCCATCAGTCTTCGCGTCACAGGTTGCCCCAACGGTTGCGCCCGTCCGTATCTCGCCGAGATCGGTTTCGTGGGCAAAGCGCCCGGTAAATATGCGTTCTACCTCGGTGCCGCGTATAACGGCACGCGCCTCAACCGACTCGTCTCGCCGAGCATCACGATCGATGATGCGGTGAAGATGCTCGAGCCCGTCATAAAGCGCTACGCCAAGGAGCGCAATGAAGGTGAAAAGTTCGGCGACTTCTGCGAACGCACCATCATGCCCGCCGATGCGACGACCCACAAGGTCGGCACGGGTGGCCTCGCGCCGGTGCCCGCACCCAAACCTGCGGCTCCCGCAGTCTAA